The following are encoded in a window of Candidatus Methylomirabilota bacterium genomic DNA:
- a CDS encoding mandelate racemase/muconate lactonizing enzyme family protein: MKITAIEAIPLAIPLKPMDPPSPWTGGTRKQIVVRVRTDEGWTGLGEAFAYGAPLAVVSVIEESLAPLIVGQDPLRIEAVVDLMHRGTMIYGRRGLGMFAISGIEIALWDLLGKVRGAPVYELLGGAVRPRLPAYASLLRYETPDAVAGACRHFVAQGFRMLKLHQTDVASVRAAREAVGPDVELMLDTNCPWTPFEAIAMARALAPYRLFWLEEPVWPPEDYEGLARVAAATETPIALGENESTVHGFAEIVRQRAGDILQPSITKVGGISEFRKIAVLAQVANLPIAPHSFYFGPGLAATLHVAATFGSPLPVEFPTGEQETPFLTRPIQARDGWLDLPAGPGLGVELNEEALRRHPFVKNSAQPFVLR; the protein is encoded by the coding sequence ATGAAAATCACCGCGATCGAGGCCATCCCGCTGGCGATTCCCCTCAAGCCGATGGACCCGCCGTCGCCGTGGACGGGCGGCACCCGCAAGCAGATCGTCGTACGGGTGCGCACCGACGAGGGCTGGACCGGGCTGGGCGAGGCCTTCGCCTACGGCGCGCCGCTCGCGGTGGTGAGCGTCATCGAGGAGAGCCTCGCCCCCCTGATCGTCGGCCAGGACCCGCTGCGCATCGAGGCGGTGGTGGACCTCATGCACCGCGGCACGATGATCTACGGCCGTCGCGGGCTCGGCATGTTCGCGATCAGCGGCATCGAGATCGCCCTGTGGGACCTGCTCGGCAAGGTGCGCGGCGCACCGGTGTACGAGCTGCTGGGCGGCGCGGTGCGGCCGCGGCTGCCCGCCTACGCGAGCCTGCTGCGCTACGAGACGCCGGACGCGGTCGCGGGCGCGTGCCGGCACTTCGTCGCCCAGGGCTTCCGGATGCTGAAGCTGCACCAGACCGACGTGGCCTCGGTGCGGGCGGCCCGCGAGGCGGTGGGCCCCGACGTGGAGCTGATGCTCGACACCAACTGCCCGTGGACGCCCTTCGAGGCCATCGCCATGGCGCGCGCGCTCGCTCCGTACCGTCTCTTCTGGTTGGAGGAGCCGGTGTGGCCGCCCGAGGACTACGAGGGGCTCGCGCGCGTCGCCGCGGCCACCGAGACGCCGATCGCGCTCGGCGAGAACGAGTCCACCGTGCACGGCTTCGCCGAGATCGTGCGCCAGCGAGCGGGCGACATCCTGCAGCCGAGCATCACCAAGGTGGGCGGCATCTCCGAGTTCCGGAAGATCGCGGTCCTGGCCCAGGTCGCCAACCTCCCGATCGCGCCCCACTCGTTCTACTTCGGCCCGGGCCTCGCCGCCACCCTCCACGTCGCGGCCACCTTCGGCAGCCCGCTGCCGGTGGAGTTCCCCACCGGCGAGCAGGAGACCCCGTTCCTCACCCGCCCCATCCAGGCGCGCGACGGCTGGCTCGATCTGCCGGCCGGCCCGGGCCTGGGCGTCGAGCTGAACGAGGAGGCCCTGCGCCGCCACCCCTTCGTCAAGAACTCCGCCCAGCCCTTCGTCCTGCGCTGA
- a CDS encoding CoA-transferase → MPRPKLMSMRDAVAHFVPDGASICMGTALEALIPFAAGHELIRQRRRDLTLIGPISDMLFDQLIGAGCVRRVIAAWVGNVSAGLGHNYRRAVEQRVPAPLEVLDHSNLTIAFALQAAALGVPYLPARSLLGTDLPRANPTFKQAPDPWSGAPLLLVPAIVPDVAIVHVQRADEEGHAHVWGTLGVTRQAAFAARHVILVAEEMRPRGRILSDPGLVLTPALKVAAVVHEPFGAFPSPVQGYYGRQHDFYHRFHDESRTVEGFQQWLAHWVHGVEDWPGFLSRLEPGVLDALRVKRPQPSEPLDYGA, encoded by the coding sequence GTGCCTCGACCCAAGCTCATGTCCATGCGGGACGCGGTCGCCCACTTCGTTCCCGACGGCGCCTCGATCTGCATGGGCACCGCGCTCGAGGCGCTCATCCCGTTCGCGGCCGGCCACGAGCTGATCCGGCAGCGCCGTCGCGATCTCACGCTGATCGGGCCGATCTCCGACATGCTGTTCGACCAGCTGATCGGCGCGGGCTGCGTGCGGCGCGTGATCGCGGCGTGGGTCGGCAACGTGAGCGCGGGGCTCGGCCACAACTACCGGCGCGCGGTGGAGCAGCGGGTGCCGGCGCCGCTCGAGGTGCTGGACCACTCCAATCTCACCATCGCCTTCGCGCTCCAGGCCGCCGCGCTCGGCGTGCCCTACCTGCCCGCGCGCTCGCTGCTGGGCACGGACCTGCCGCGCGCCAATCCAACCTTCAAGCAGGCGCCCGATCCGTGGTCGGGCGCGCCGTTGCTGCTGGTGCCCGCGATCGTGCCCGACGTGGCGATCGTGCACGTGCAGCGCGCGGACGAGGAGGGCCACGCGCACGTCTGGGGCACGCTCGGCGTCACGCGCCAGGCCGCATTCGCGGCGCGACACGTGATCCTGGTCGCGGAGGAGATGCGCCCGCGCGGGCGCATCCTGAGCGATCCCGGCCTCGTGCTCACGCCCGCCCTGAAGGTGGCCGCGGTCGTCCACGAGCCGTTCGGTGCGTTCCCCTCGCCGGTGCAGGGCTACTACGGGCGGCAGCACGATTTCTACCATCGCTTCCACGACGAGAGCCGGACGGTGGAAGGATTCCAGCAGTGGCTCGCCCACTGGGTGCACGGGGTGGAGGACTGGCCCGGCTTTCTCTCCCGGCTCGAGCCCGGCGTCCTGGACGCCCTGCGCGTGAAGCGTCCGCAACCATCCGAGCCGCTCGACTACGGAGCCTGA
- a CDS encoding XdhC family protein, translated as MPEDLLILAADLRRRGEAFALATVVRCERPTSAKPGAKALIRPDGSMTGWVGGACAEPVVAREALAALRDGRPRLVVLVGEGGRNPARTEGIVHLPMTCHSGGTLEIYVEPFLPKAQLVLVGHGPVIETLASLAGIAGYQVVVVRGDALATALGDVALGPDTSVVVATHGDFDEDALTRVLASPVGYVSLVASRKRAGAIVETLEGRGVRAEYLDRLKAPAGLDIGAVAPEEIAVSILAEIIHTRHAGKTEPLVTVSAGSAPGAAATQAPTEARDPICGMQVEMATARYQSDWAGRSVYFCCRRCQETFDADPQRYAAVLSD; from the coding sequence ATGCCTGAAGACCTGCTGATACTCGCGGCCGATCTGCGACGCCGCGGCGAGGCGTTCGCGCTCGCGACGGTGGTGCGCTGCGAGCGGCCGACGTCGGCGAAGCCGGGGGCGAAGGCGCTGATCCGGCCGGACGGCAGCATGACAGGCTGGGTCGGCGGGGCGTGCGCCGAGCCGGTGGTCGCGCGCGAGGCGCTCGCGGCGTTGCGCGACGGCCGGCCGCGTCTGGTGGTGCTGGTCGGCGAGGGCGGTCGGAATCCCGCCCGCACCGAGGGCATCGTGCACCTTCCGATGACGTGCCACAGCGGAGGCACGCTGGAGATCTATGTGGAGCCGTTCTTGCCGAAGGCGCAGCTGGTCCTGGTGGGTCACGGACCCGTGATCGAGACGCTCGCCTCGCTCGCCGGCATCGCGGGCTACCAGGTCGTGGTGGTGCGTGGCGACGCGCTGGCCACCGCGCTGGGCGACGTCGCGCTCGGGCCGGACACGTCGGTGGTGGTCGCCACCCACGGCGACTTCGACGAGGACGCGCTGACCCGCGTGCTGGCGAGCCCGGTCGGCTACGTCAGCCTCGTGGCGAGCCGCAAGCGGGCCGGGGCGATCGTGGAGACGCTCGAGGGCCGCGGCGTACGCGCCGAGTACCTCGATCGGCTCAAGGCGCCGGCCGGCCTGGACATCGGCGCGGTCGCGCCCGAGGAGATCGCGGTGAGCATCCTGGCCGAGATCATCCACACGCGGCACGCCGGGAAGACCGAGCCGCTCGTCACCGTCTCCGCCGGGAGCGCACCGGGCGCCGCCGCCACCCAAGCGCCCACCGAGGCGCGAGACCCGATCTGCGGCATGCAGGTCGAGATGGCGACGGCGCGGTACCAGTCGGACTGGGCGGGCCGCTCCGTCTACTTCTGCTGCCGCCGCTGCCAGGAGACCTTCGACGCCGATCCGCAGCGGTACGCGGCGGTGCTCTCCGACTGA
- a CDS encoding inositol monophosphatase family protein → MDPRLEVMVEAARAGGALALEHYRRDFAVSLKADRSPVTEADRAAERAIAEVLRSRCPDHGVLGEELGESGPRARRFIIDPIDGTRNFVRRIPTWAVLIGLEEAGAVTAGVVFQPVTGVLHTAWRGQGAWRDGQRIRVSPVDALERALVVHSSINFLKRSAYWDGFLRLSDRTQVQRGFGDFSAYLWVAEGQGEIALSTTVKAWDVAALKVIVEEAGGRVTDLDGGSGIYGRTVCASNGLLHDEALAAMRP, encoded by the coding sequence GTGGATCCGCGACTCGAGGTCATGGTGGAGGCGGCGCGCGCGGGCGGCGCGCTGGCCCTCGAGCACTATCGCCGGGACTTCGCGGTGTCGCTGAAGGCCGATCGGTCGCCGGTCACCGAGGCCGACCGCGCGGCCGAGCGCGCCATCGCAGAGGTGCTGCGGAGCCGCTGTCCCGACCACGGCGTGCTCGGCGAGGAGCTCGGCGAGTCCGGCCCGCGGGCGCGCCGCTTCATCATCGATCCCATCGACGGGACCCGGAACTTCGTCCGGCGCATTCCCACCTGGGCCGTGCTCATCGGGCTCGAGGAGGCGGGGGCGGTGACCGCCGGGGTGGTGTTCCAGCCGGTGACCGGCGTGCTGCACACCGCCTGGCGCGGGCAGGGGGCGTGGCGCGACGGCCAGCGGATTCGCGTGTCCCCGGTCGACGCGCTCGAGCGCGCGCTGGTGGTCCACTCGTCGATCAACTTCCTCAAGCGCAGCGCGTACTGGGACGGCTTCCTGCGGCTCAGCGACCGCACGCAGGTGCAGCGCGGCTTCGGCGATTTCTCCGCCTACCTCTGGGTGGCCGAGGGGCAGGGGGAGATCGCGCTCTCCACCACCGTGAAGGCGTGGGACGTGGCCGCGCTGAAGGTCATCGTGGAAGAGGCGGGCGGCCGCGTCACCGATCTCGACGGCGGCTCCGGCATCTACGGCAGGACCGTCTGCGCGAGCAACGGGCTGCTCCACGACGAGGCGCTGGCCGCGATGCGGCCGTGA
- a CDS encoding carboxymuconolactone decarboxylase family protein, with protein sequence MSPSETADDGRRFKLLTEATMTARQRESYQAIVSGPRKGATGPFNALLRSPEVADRVQKVGEYVRFHSTIPAALNEMAILITGRFWGAQFEFWAHRRLARTAGLSAAVIDAIAEGRRPESMTDDERIVHDFCTELFHDKAVSDASFAAVVGRFGEQGVIDLIAASGYYSIVSMVLNVDRYPLPAGEKAPLRTP encoded by the coding sequence ATGAGCCCGTCCGAGACTGCCGACGATGGCCGCCGCTTCAAGCTGCTCACCGAGGCGACGATGACGGCCCGTCAGCGCGAGAGCTATCAGGCCATCGTGTCGGGACCGCGCAAGGGCGCGACCGGCCCGTTCAACGCGCTGCTGCGGAGCCCGGAGGTCGCCGACCGGGTGCAGAAGGTCGGCGAGTACGTACGATTCCACAGCACGATCCCCGCCGCGCTCAACGAGATGGCGATCCTCATCACCGGCCGCTTCTGGGGCGCGCAGTTCGAGTTCTGGGCGCACCGCCGCCTCGCCCGCACCGCGGGGCTGAGCGCCGCGGTCATCGACGCGATCGCGGAGGGACGCCGGCCGGAGTCGATGACCGACGACGAGCGGATCGTCCACGACTTCTGCACCGAGCTGTTCCACGACAAGGCGGTCTCCGACGCGTCGTTCGCGGCGGTGGTCGGCCGGTTCGGCGAGCAGGGCGTCATCGATCTGATCGCGGCGAGCGGCTACTACTCGATCGTGTCGATGGTGCTGAACGTGGATCGCTACCCGCTGCCCGCCGGAGAGAAGGCGCCGCTGCGCACCCCTTGA
- a CDS encoding (2Fe-2S)-binding protein encodes MLVKVAINGEKHEADVEPRLLLVHLIRETLRLTGTHIGCDTTHCGACTVLLDGRPIKSCTMFAVQAHGREITTVEGLEQDGKLHPLQESFMSEHGLQCGYCTPGMLMTSVAFLKKNPKPTEDEIRWAISGNLCRCTGYVNIVKAIQHAAATMQGGA; translated from the coding sequence ATGCTCGTCAAGGTCGCGATCAACGGCGAGAAGCACGAGGCGGACGTCGAGCCGCGCCTCCTGCTGGTGCACCTCATCCGGGAGACGCTGCGGCTGACCGGCACCCACATCGGGTGCGACACCACGCACTGCGGGGCCTGCACCGTCTTGCTGGACGGGCGCCCGATCAAGTCGTGCACGATGTTCGCGGTGCAGGCCCACGGGCGCGAGATCACCACCGTCGAGGGCCTCGAGCAGGACGGCAAGCTTCACCCGCTGCAGGAGTCGTTCATGTCCGAGCACGGGCTGCAGTGCGGCTACTGCACGCCGGGCATGCTCATGACCAGCGTGGCCTTCTTGAAGAAGAACCCCAAGCCCACCGAGGACGAGATCCGCTGGGCGATCTCCGGCAACCTGTGCCGGTGCACCGGTTACGTGAACATCGTCAAGGCCATCCAGCACGCGGCGGCCACGATGCAGGGAGGCGCATGA
- a CDS encoding SDR family NAD(P)-dependent oxidoreductase encodes MKSLQGRVAVVTGAASGIGLALAERFAAEGMKVVMADIEAAALATASEGLREKAPIHATRVDVSRPEEVERLAVETYRAFGAAHVVCNNAGVAVIGAAHEHTLADWQWVIGVNLWGVIHGVRAFLPRMLAGGDEGHIVNTASMAGLTTAPFMSVYDVTKHGVVALSESMYKELAVTGAPIGVSVVCPGLIDTNIMRSSRNRPESLADHGKAGPQAQAFGQALSNRLVGGYPPSEVAEQVVAGIREGRFYIVPAQPDVKGNIAIRAQDLLELRNPTLRRG; translated from the coding sequence GTGAAGAGCCTCCAGGGGCGGGTGGCGGTGGTGACGGGCGCGGCGAGCGGTATCGGGTTGGCGCTGGCCGAGCGCTTCGCGGCGGAGGGCATGAAGGTGGTCATGGCCGACATCGAGGCGGCCGCGCTCGCCACCGCGTCCGAGGGCCTGCGGGAGAAGGCGCCGATCCACGCGACGCGAGTGGACGTTTCGCGTCCGGAGGAGGTCGAGCGGCTCGCGGTCGAGACCTACCGCGCGTTCGGCGCGGCCCACGTGGTCTGCAACAACGCCGGCGTCGCGGTGATCGGCGCGGCTCACGAGCACACGCTCGCCGACTGGCAGTGGGTGATCGGCGTCAACCTGTGGGGCGTCATCCACGGGGTGCGCGCGTTCCTGCCCCGGATGCTGGCCGGCGGCGACGAGGGCCACATCGTCAACACCGCGTCGATGGCCGGGCTCACCACCGCGCCGTTCATGTCGGTGTACGACGTGACCAAGCACGGCGTGGTCGCGCTGTCGGAGTCGATGTACAAGGAGCTGGCCGTGACCGGCGCCCCGATCGGTGTGTCGGTGGTCTGCCCCGGCCTCATCGACACCAACATCATGCGCTCGTCGCGCAACCGCCCGGAGAGCCTGGCCGACCACGGCAAGGCCGGCCCGCAGGCCCAGGCCTTCGGCCAGGCGCTGTCGAATCGGCTGGTCGGCGGCTATCCGCCGTCGGAGGTGGCCGAGCAGGTCGTCGCGGGCATCCGCGAGGGGCGCTTCTACATCGTGCCGGCCCAGCCCGACGTGAAGGGCAACATCGCGATCCGCGCCCAGGACCTGCTGGAGCTGCGCAACCCGACGCTGCGCCGAGGCTGA
- a CDS encoding aerobic carbon-monoxide dehydrogenase large subunit: MMAPRTTPEVGGMGHSIKRKEDPRFIRGKGTYVDDVVLPGMLYLDIVRSPFAHAKIKKIDTAKATAIPGVLAVITGKDLEKYNLHWMPTLMSDTQMVLPVEKVMYQAQEVAAVLATSRYAAADGAAAVEVEYEPLPVVVDPKKALEPGAPVLRTDKKDKKDNHIWHWEWGNKAETERAFAEADVTVKEDIYIPRIHVASIETCGCVAHFDKVNDKLTVWMTTQAPHAIRTVFALVAGHVGLAEHKIRIISPDIGGGFGGKVPVYPGYVIAVAASVLTGKPVKWIEDRMENLQADSFARDYHITAELAAKKDGTLTALRIKTLADHGYTDAAANPSKFPAGLFHVCTGSYDLKAAHVEVDGAYTNKPPGGIAYRCSFRVTEAVHTIERMVDIMAHQLGTDPAEFRMKNFVKPEQFPYKSALGWEYDSGNYAGALQKAMERIGYAELRREQAEKRKRGQLMGIGISSFTEIVGAGPSKHFDILGLKMFDSCEIRIHPTGKAIARFGTKSQGQGHETTYAQILAEELGIPAKDIQVEEGDTDTAPYGLGTYASRSTPVAGAAAAIASRKVLDKARKIAAYLLEAAPEDLVYEPGKFSVKGAPNRVKTIQDIAFAAYTNHPQGMEAGLEAVSYYDPPNLTYPFGSYICVVDIDTGTGDVKVRRFVAIDDCGNIINPMIVEGQIHGGLTMGLAPALLEEISYDEYGNVQGGSFIDYLLPTAVETPKWETGNTVTPSPHHPLGAKGVGESATVGAPAAIANAVVDALWHLGVRHIDIPITPPKIWKLLRAKGITD, encoded by the coding sequence ATGATGGCACCCAGGACGACGCCCGAAGTCGGCGGGATGGGGCATTCGATCAAGCGCAAGGAAGACCCGCGCTTCATCCGGGGCAAGGGCACCTACGTCGACGACGTCGTGCTGCCCGGCATGCTCTATCTCGACATCGTGCGAAGCCCGTTCGCGCACGCGAAGATCAAGAAGATCGACACCGCGAAGGCCACCGCGATCCCCGGCGTCCTCGCGGTCATCACCGGTAAAGATCTCGAGAAGTACAACCTGCACTGGATGCCGACGCTCATGTCGGACACCCAGATGGTGCTGCCGGTCGAGAAGGTGATGTACCAGGCGCAGGAGGTGGCCGCGGTGCTGGCCACCAGCCGCTACGCGGCCGCCGACGGCGCCGCCGCGGTCGAGGTCGAGTACGAGCCGCTGCCGGTGGTGGTCGATCCGAAGAAGGCGCTCGAGCCGGGCGCCCCGGTGCTGCGGACCGACAAGAAGGACAAGAAGGACAACCACATCTGGCACTGGGAGTGGGGCAACAAGGCAGAGACCGAGCGCGCCTTCGCCGAGGCCGACGTGACGGTGAAGGAGGACATCTACATCCCGCGCATCCACGTGGCGTCGATCGAGACCTGCGGCTGCGTGGCCCATTTCGACAAGGTCAACGACAAGCTCACGGTGTGGATGACCACGCAGGCCCCCCACGCGATCCGGACCGTGTTCGCGCTGGTGGCCGGGCACGTCGGGCTGGCCGAGCACAAGATCCGCATCATCTCCCCGGACATCGGCGGCGGCTTCGGCGGCAAGGTGCCGGTGTACCCCGGCTATGTCATCGCGGTGGCCGCCTCGGTGCTGACCGGCAAGCCGGTGAAGTGGATCGAGGACCGCATGGAGAATCTCCAGGCGGACTCCTTCGCCCGCGACTACCACATCACCGCGGAATTGGCCGCGAAGAAGGACGGCACCCTGACCGCGCTGCGGATCAAGACGCTGGCCGACCACGGCTACACCGACGCGGCGGCCAACCCGTCCAAGTTCCCCGCCGGCCTCTTCCACGTCTGCACCGGGTCCTATGATCTGAAGGCCGCGCACGTCGAGGTCGACGGCGCCTACACCAACAAACCGCCGGGCGGCATCGCCTATCGCTGCTCGTTCCGGGTCACCGAGGCGGTGCACACCATCGAGCGGATGGTCGACATCATGGCCCACCAGCTCGGCACCGATCCGGCCGAGTTCCGGATGAAGAACTTCGTCAAGCCCGAGCAGTTCCCCTACAAGTCGGCGCTGGGCTGGGAGTACGACAGCGGCAACTACGCGGGCGCGCTGCAGAAGGCGATGGAGCGCATCGGCTACGCCGAGCTGCGCCGCGAGCAGGCCGAGAAGCGCAAGCGCGGTCAGCTGATGGGCATCGGGATCTCGAGCTTCACCGAGATCGTGGGCGCGGGGCCATCGAAGCACTTCGACATCCTCGGGCTCAAGATGTTCGACAGCTGCGAGATCCGCATCCATCCCACCGGCAAGGCGATCGCCCGCTTCGGCACCAAGTCGCAGGGCCAGGGACACGAGACCACCTACGCGCAGATCCTGGCCGAGGAGCTGGGCATCCCGGCCAAGGACATCCAGGTCGAAGAGGGGGATACTGACACCGCGCCCTACGGCCTGGGCACCTACGCGAGCCGCTCCACCCCGGTGGCGGGCGCCGCGGCCGCCATCGCTTCCAGAAAAGTCCTGGACAAGGCGCGCAAGATCGCCGCGTACCTGCTGGAGGCCGCGCCCGAGGACCTCGTGTACGAGCCGGGCAAGTTCTCGGTCAAGGGCGCGCCCAACCGCGTGAAGACCATCCAGGACATCGCCTTCGCGGCCTACACCAATCACCCGCAAGGCATGGAGGCCGGGCTCGAGGCGGTGAGCTACTACGACCCGCCGAATCTCACCTACCCGTTCGGCAGCTACATCTGCGTGGTGGACATCGACACCGGCACCGGCGACGTGAAGGTGCGCCGGTTCGTGGCCATCGACGACTGCGGCAACATCATCAACCCCATGATCGTGGAGGGGCAGATCCACGGCGGGCTCACCATGGGCCTCGCCCCCGCCCTGCTCGAGGAGATCTCCTACGACGAGTACGGCAACGTGCAGGGCGGCAGCTTCATCGACTACCTGCTGCCCACCGCGGTCGAGACGCCGAAGTGGGAGACCGGCAACACGGTGACGCCGTCGCCGCATCACCCACTCGGCGCCAAGGGCGTCGGCGAGTCCGCGACGGTGGGCGCGCCCGCGGCCATCGCCAACGCGGTGGTCGACGCGCTCTGGCATCTCGGCGTGCGTCACATCGACATCCCGATCACGCCGCCCAAGATCTGGAAGCTCCTGCGCGCCAAGGGCATCACGGACTAG
- a CDS encoding xanthine dehydrogenase family protein subunit M, producing the protein MMFPAHLIQKGVTTMIPGAFEYHTPSTIGEATALLARLGDDAKVLSGGQSLIPMMKLRLAQPKHLVDINGLPGLAYVREDGGALRIGGLTREADLEESDVVQRRYPLLADTCRAIADPLVRNLATVGGNLAHGDPANDHPATMLALGAEVVAVGSGGERKIPIDSFFTGPFTTALRPDEIVVEVRVPVPKGGSGGAYVKMERKVGDFATAAVAVQITLGAGGVCERAGIGLTNVGSVPIKATKAEAALVGKRPDEAAIKRAAQLAAEAAEPQEDLRGSVAYKKDLVRVLTARALAKAIERAQKGG; encoded by the coding sequence ATGATGTTCCCGGCTCATCTCATCCAGAAGGGAGTCACCACCATGATTCCGGGCGCTTTCGAGTACCACACACCCAGCACGATCGGGGAGGCCACCGCGCTGCTCGCCCGGCTGGGCGACGACGCCAAGGTGCTCTCGGGCGGCCAGAGCCTCATCCCGATGATGAAGCTCCGGCTCGCGCAGCCGAAGCATCTCGTCGACATCAACGGCCTGCCCGGGCTGGCCTACGTCCGCGAGGACGGCGGCGCGCTGCGGATCGGCGGGCTGACGCGCGAGGCCGACCTCGAGGAGTCCGACGTGGTCCAGCGACGATACCCGCTGCTCGCGGACACCTGCCGGGCCATCGCGGATCCGCTCGTCCGCAACCTGGCGACGGTGGGAGGCAACCTCGCCCACGGCGATCCCGCCAACGACCATCCGGCCACCATGCTGGCCCTGGGCGCCGAGGTCGTCGCGGTCGGGTCGGGCGGCGAGCGGAAGATCCCGATCGACTCGTTCTTCACCGGGCCGTTCACCACCGCGCTCCGGCCCGACGAGATCGTGGTGGAGGTCCGCGTGCCCGTCCCGAAGGGGGGCAGCGGCGGCGCGTACGTGAAGATGGAGCGGAAGGTCGGTGACTTCGCCACCGCGGCGGTGGCGGTGCAGATCACCCTGGGTGCGGGCGGCGTCTGCGAGCGGGCCGGGATCGGGCTCACCAACGTCGGGTCCGTGCCGATCAAGGCCACGAAGGCGGAGGCCGCGCTCGTGGGCAAGCGGCCCGACGAGGCCGCCATCAAGCGCGCGGCCCAGCTCGCCGCGGAGGCCGCAGAGCCCCAGGAGGACCTGCGAGGATCGGTCGCGTACAAGAAGGATCTGGTGCGGGTCCTGACCGCCCGGGCGCTCGCCAAGGCGATCGAGCGCGCGCAGAAGGGAGGCTGA